The Plectropomus leopardus isolate mb unplaced genomic scaffold, YSFRI_Pleo_2.0 unplaced_scaffold16033, whole genome shotgun sequence region catgtgcttgtggccccgggcccccaaaacattacatctgcccctggaaataataatgagagctcagcgcgagcggccggatgagacacggagcgatgcgtcctgctgtttctaaataattcatccaaagtctgattaaagctgaaactaacacaaagtcgtctgtagagtctaaagaagtcactttcacctctgcagatgtgtctgtttcagacactttggtgctttgaggagaagctgcgctctgtttgtctgtctcactgcgctgctgtcggaccatcagctgtttgatctgtgATGATGagatgctgtggctgtcaaacactcagctgttctacagtcaaagttgttcacttttttacatcaatgttcaacacttctgcccttgctgtgttttggtgtttttttttgttgtgagaGCGTGAGACAGCCCAAAAGCGTGAGACGCGTGGCAGATGCGTGGGAGTTGGCTGCCCCGGTGGGGAAAGGGTTAAgggaatttttaaataactgaaataccCAAAATGGGCAAGGTTACATcggttagaggttctgaatgtcggtttcaattatttttcgattaattgcccagcactactccttaaaaaatattgttctcattcttacattttattacaacttggccacgGGTCCGGATGGGACGAAGTTTTGGTCCGGATCTGGACCGTGGtccgccagttggtgatgcctggcttacaggtacatgtgatgaGTCGGTGGTATGGGCGCTATTAATAACCACCTCTGTGCATATTGTTCGCACACaatgacagtttgtaaaactgctccAGTCGGAGCGGGCGGTTGGACATGATTTAACATGTTTAGAAACATAACTTTacaaaatcttgccaaaatgtcttGACAATTTTATCTAACCCTGTCACTCtggcttgatttgtttaaaaaaaaaaaacataagaaggctaagggcaaaaaaagaaaaaaataccccaaaatttgtaagaaatgagtaaaaagtaaaacaaaatagcaaaataaataaataaatacataaatcaggtaaaagaaagaaaaataaactaaaaaaaaatagtactaATTACTCCACTTATTTGATGATGTAACTTCCAAACTGCAGCAGATGATGGACCTCCTGACCTCCATCAGGCGATTATTTCTAACTGTCCCTGATTTATGTCTCTGATCATGTTTAGCGAGACCCTCCCTGTTTTCTGATCTGCTGTTAATGAAATCTAAATGCTTCCTCCGTCTGTTTCACATTAAAGTGTCGTTAGCAGCAGCTGAACATCATGAAACACATCAGGAGTCACGATCGTCGTCACTGAGGATGAGGagtcagagggaggagagctttGTCAACGCATGCTTCAAAttaaatgagcaaattggcttaatttctttcaagaacacgAGTATAAGTTACAAGTTAGGAGAAAACTACCCAAATTTAATAAgaacgaaagaaagaaaaggaagaaaaaagaaagaaaaagaaaagagtttcTGGacattagtcttttttttcatgccaagttgcagaTTTTTTCGGTGTTTTTCtcgggtttcagaggtttaaatgctcgtgAACGGAGTCTGAATGAACGCGTAAACTGATGTTGCTCccggtgttaaagggttaatatttgttgtagctgtttatgtcattttcagccactgAGGTCGATACAGGAGAGATTCTTTAACACCTCttcaattttcctttttcagcTAGCTGttctgtgattggctgactgCTGACATCAGTGTAAAGATGGCCCACCTCTTCCTCGCCAGTAAGATCGCCATGCCGGACGACCTCCACAGCAAAGCCGGCAGGATCCCCAGAGGCGCCGTGAGGATGCCGACATCCATCTCTGCCGAGAAGCTGAGCCGGGAGAAGGCCAGGAAGGACCGCGGCGTCGTCGTGACGACACACGTCCCGCACGTCAACGAGATCCAGCTGACGGCAGCCACAGGTGGCGCTGAAATGTCCTGCTACCGCTGCATGGTGCCGTTTGGCGTTGTCGTACTCATCGCCGGAGTCGTGGTCACGGCGGTGGCGTACACCTTCAACTCGCACGGGTCCACCATCTCGGTGCTGGGGCtggtgctgctgtctgctggacTGGGCCTGCTGGGATCCAGCGCCGTCTGCTGGAGGATCCGactgaggaagaagagggacAAGCGGAG contains the following coding sequences:
- the LOC121964560 gene encoding transmembrane protein 100-like: MAHLFLASKIAMPDDLHSKAGRIPRGAVRMPTSISAEKLSREKARKDRGVVVTTHVPHVNEIQLTAATGGAEMSCYRCMVPFGVVVLIAGVVVTAVAYTFNSHGSTISVLGLVLLSAGLGLLGSSAVCWRIRLRKKRDKRRESQTALMASHGYCVA